The following proteins come from a genomic window of Neptunomonas concharum:
- the trmA gene encoding tRNA (uridine(54)-C5)-methyltransferase TrmA, with amino-acid sequence MALPNIQPERYEQLLADKVAGVKAQFVDFTLPDIEVFDSPKTHYRLRAEFRVWHDGDDLYYVMFEPGDNRNPVRLDECEMVSPRIREVMFELLDLIRENPALRFKLFQVDFLSTLSGELLVSMLYHRPIDETWAEEVQVLRRQFNIDIVGRSRGKKLIVERDFVIEKLTINDRVFEYKQVENSFTQPNGEVCKKMIGWALDVTQNSEGDLVEFYCGNGNFTLPLAQNFRRVVATEISKTSVRAAEYNIEVNGIQNLDVLRMPSEDLTLVLQGKKETRKVAGLALETCQFSTVLVDPPRSGLDDETVQQVCAYDHIVYISCNPDTLLENLHTITKTHKIERFAVFDQFPYTHHLECGVYLTKY; translated from the coding sequence ATGGCACTACCCAATATCCAGCCAGAACGTTATGAACAGCTTTTGGCTGATAAAGTCGCCGGAGTAAAAGCGCAATTTGTTGACTTTACTCTGCCGGATATTGAGGTATTTGATTCTCCTAAAACTCATTATCGTTTAAGAGCTGAGTTTAGGGTCTGGCACGATGGCGATGATCTTTACTATGTCATGTTCGAGCCGGGTGATAATCGTAACCCGGTCAGACTAGACGAATGTGAAATGGTCTCTCCTCGGATTCGTGAAGTGATGTTCGAGCTACTTGACCTTATTCGAGAGAATCCAGCCCTGCGTTTTAAATTATTCCAGGTCGATTTTTTGAGCACGTTATCCGGTGAACTGCTTGTCAGCATGCTATATCACCGCCCTATTGATGAGACATGGGCAGAAGAGGTTCAGGTGCTGCGGCGTCAATTTAATATTGATATCGTGGGGCGCTCGCGAGGCAAGAAATTGATCGTTGAGCGGGATTTTGTGATAGAGAAGCTAACGATTAATGACCGAGTGTTTGAGTATAAGCAGGTTGAAAATAGCTTTACGCAACCGAATGGGGAAGTTTGTAAAAAGATGATTGGGTGGGCGTTGGATGTCACTCAAAACTCGGAAGGTGACTTGGTGGAGTTCTATTGCGGTAATGGTAATTTCACCCTTCCGTTGGCACAGAACTTTCGACGTGTGGTTGCCACCGAAATATCAAAAACCTCGGTGCGTGCGGCAGAATATAATATTGAGGTGAATGGTATTCAGAACCTAGATGTTTTGAGGATGCCTTCAGAAGATCTGACGCTGGTTCTGCAGGGCAAGAAAGAAACACGCAAAGTGGCGGGCTTAGCATTGGAAACGTGCCAGTTCTCTACTGTACTGGTTGACCCGCCGCGCTCTGGTTTGGATGATGAGACAGTGCAGCAGGTCTGCGCCTATGATCATATCGTCTATATCAGTTGTAACCCCGACACCCTATTGGAAAACCTTCATACTATTACAAAAACACACAAAATTGAGCGTTTTGCAGTGTTTGATCAGTTCCCTTATACCCACCATCTTGAGTGCGGTGTCTATCTAACGAAGTACTAG
- a CDS encoding TetR/AcrR family transcriptional regulator, which produces MARRNDHTREELRALALAAAEDIISTQGLSGLSARKVAANIGYSAGSLYQVFRNIDDLCWQINERTLAQLLLVLQERAPLAARFRLAAYASDYLAFARQYPQKWALLFEHRSSGDQQVPEHLQNQITRLFQYVEKSLHELNPRYKAEEVEIAARALWSGVQGVTVLMMNDKLFVKQSAGEELMLSCLIDNFLCGWCGESKEQAAC; this is translated from the coding sequence ATGGCTAGACGAAATGATCATACCCGAGAAGAGTTGCGGGCGTTGGCATTAGCTGCAGCAGAAGACATTATTTCAACGCAAGGTCTATCTGGGCTATCTGCCAGAAAGGTCGCTGCAAATATAGGTTATTCGGCTGGCTCCTTGTATCAGGTTTTTAGAAATATTGACGATCTTTGCTGGCAGATCAATGAAAGAACGTTGGCGCAGCTATTATTAGTTTTGCAAGAGAGAGCCCCTCTTGCCGCACGGTTTCGTCTTGCTGCTTATGCATCGGATTATTTGGCTTTTGCTCGACAATATCCGCAAAAGTGGGCTTTGCTTTTTGAGCATCGAAGTTCTGGAGATCAACAGGTTCCCGAACACTTGCAGAATCAAATAACTAGGCTTTTCCAATATGTTGAAAAATCATTACACGAATTGAACCCACGCTATAAAGCCGAAGAGGTTGAGATTGCGGCAAGAGCGCTTTGGAGCGGTGTTCAAGGTGTTACCGTCTTGATGATGAATGATAAGCTGTTTGTAAAACAATCTGCGGGCGAGGAGTTAATGTTGAGTTGTTTAATTGATAATTTCTTGTGCGGTTGGTGTGGTGAGTCCAAGGAGCAGGCAGCATGTTAA
- the apbC gene encoding iron-sulfur cluster carrier protein ApbC, with amino-acid sequence MQSPAQTSSLAGVKHVIAVASGKGGVGKSTTTVNLALALAAEGARVGVLDADIYGPSQGMMLGIKSGTRPEPVGENGMRPIDVLGLQAMSISLLIDDTTPMVWRGPMASGALQQLITQTQWDNLDYLMIDMPPGTGDIQLTLSQKVAVDGAVIVTTPQDIALLDAKRGIEMFRKVGIPVLGVVENMSTHICSQCGHEEHIFGEGGGERISRDYETQLLGALPLSLRIREEADSGLPTVAADPQGEISSIYRGIAQQLMDKLAAADDSARKGPLISIVED; translated from the coding sequence ATGCAGTCACCGGCTCAAACATCGAGTCTTGCAGGGGTGAAACATGTCATCGCTGTTGCCTCAGGTAAAGGGGGAGTGGGGAAATCTACGACAACTGTGAATTTGGCTTTAGCTCTGGCCGCAGAGGGTGCGCGGGTCGGTGTACTCGATGCTGATATTTATGGCCCAAGTCAGGGCATGATGCTAGGGATTAAATCGGGCACCCGTCCTGAGCCTGTGGGCGAGAACGGGATGCGACCGATTGACGTATTAGGCTTACAGGCTATGTCTATCAGTCTGCTGATTGATGATACGACACCTATGGTATGGCGTGGTCCCATGGCGAGTGGTGCACTACAGCAGCTCATTACTCAAACGCAATGGGACAATCTTGACTATTTGATGATCGATATGCCGCCTGGCACAGGAGATATTCAGCTGACGCTATCACAAAAAGTAGCGGTGGATGGGGCTGTTATCGTGACAACGCCTCAGGATATTGCTCTGTTAGATGCTAAGCGTGGAATTGAGATGTTCCGTAAAGTCGGCATTCCGGTTTTAGGCGTAGTGGAAAATATGAGTACGCATATCTGTAGCCAGTGTGGTCATGAAGAGCACATCTTTGGTGAAGGTGGCGGTGAGCGTATTTCCCGTGACTACGAGACGCAACTATTGGGCGCTTTGCCCCTGTCCTTAAGAATTCGGGAAGAAGCTGATTCTGGTTTGCCAACGGTTGCCGCCGATCCACAAGGTGAGATCAGCTCCATTTATCGGGGTATAGCGCAACAATTGATGGACAAGCTAGCTGCTGCGGATGACAGCGCTAGAAAAGGGCCACTGATCAGTATTGTAGAAGACTAA
- the dcd gene encoding dCTP deaminase, whose amino-acid sequence MGIKSDRWIRRMAQEHDMISPFEANQVRNTDRGAIVSYGTSSYGYDVRCADEFKIFTNINSSIVDPKDFDDGSFVDVKSDVCIIPPNSFALARTVEYFKIPRDVLTICLGKSTYARCGIIVNVTPLEPEWEGHVTLEFSNTTPLPAKIYANEGVAQMLFLGADEVCETSYKDRNGKYQGQTGVVVPRT is encoded by the coding sequence ATGGGCATTAAATCAGATCGCTGGATTCGTCGTATGGCGCAAGAACATGACATGATCTCGCCGTTTGAAGCGAATCAGGTACGTAACACGGACAGAGGCGCCATCGTCTCTTATGGTACCTCAAGCTATGGTTATGATGTCCGCTGTGCTGATGAGTTTAAGATATTTACGAATATCAACTCTTCGATTGTCGATCCTAAGGACTTCGATGACGGAAGCTTCGTGGATGTGAAGTCGGATGTTTGTATTATTCCGCCGAACTCATTTGCTCTAGCACGTACTGTTGAATACTTCAAAATTCCCCGTGATGTTTTGACTATCTGTTTGGGCAAAAGCACCTATGCTCGTTGCGGTATTATTGTGAATGTCACACCGTTAGAACCCGAGTGGGAAGGGCATGTTACCTTAGAGTTCTCTAATACGACGCCGTTGCCTGCTAAAATCTATGCCAATGAAGGTGTCGCTCAGATGCTGTTTTTAGGCGCAGATGAAGTGTGTGAAACATCATATAAAGACCGTAATGGCAAATACCAAGGCCAGACTGGCGTTGTTGTTCCGCGTACATAA
- a CDS encoding acyl-[ACP]--phospholipid O-acyltransferase, with protein MLSLLKIRGFLAFVAVAFINAFVDLGHKIIVQNTLFKSYDGPEQVILTAIVNGLILLPFILLLSPAGFISDRFAKPAVMRWSARLAVLITLMITLSYYQGWFEVAFAMTFVLAVQSAIYSPAKYGYIRDLVGTDNLSEGNGWVQSATMVAILSGIVAFSLMFESMLSATDVSAMAPSLILQQIAPLGWLLVIGAVVEAIFAQRLPELAPAHQEKVSFDWQAYRKAGLLRGNLRVIWKRRPIRQSIFGLAVFWTISQVMLAVFPSFAESTLGESNTFVIQGAMALAGVGIMVGSMLAGRLSRHHINTGLIPLGAIGVALGLFWLPQIPSLFWSAADFFLIGLSGALMTIPLNALIQFHAPDDKLGKVLAGNNFIQNIAMITGLLLTVVFSMLSLNETWLLYGLVGIAVIGAVQAIRTLPEAMIRVIVAWVMKRKYNLQVLGFEHIPPEGKGALLLGNHISWLDWAMIQMACPRHIHFVMERSIYERWYLKWFLDLFGVIPIAGGKSRQALERVNELLRGGAVVCLFPEGAISQTGQLGEFKRGFERAAADSGAEIIPFYLRGLWGSRFSRSGTRLQANTATGIKRDVIVAFGEPLGCSADAATVKQHVFELSITAWERYTDSLPCLDAAFIRAMKSASGDWAIADVEGDPVGHHRLLTAVLLFRKRMRRLSGQNIGLLLPTSSGGAIANLAVLMAGKTVVNLNYTASPEALTSAAKQAQIASIVTSRLFITRLKARGIDLSGLLEGVDILYLEDVRDAIGQFERLSTLLVVKALPSIVLQALYCRSAHLDDTAAILFSSGSEGAPKGVMLSHRNMMANLKQISDVLNMQEDDTIMASLPLFHAFGLTVTCYLPLIEGVPVVCHPDPTDALAIGKGVARYRATVLCATATFLRLYTKNRKLVPMMFSSLRIVVAGAEKLQADIREQFEQRFRLPVLEGYGCTETTPVASVNIPDFLNTQWWTVQTGNKPGTVGMALPGTMFRIVDPTTLERLPTGEAGLVLIGGTQIMKGYLDNPKKTAEVITEIDGVRWYKSGDKGWLDEDGFLTIVDRYSRFAKLGGEMVSLSEVESCARSVLSLDDRPLVAVNLPDSKKGEKIILLIEGEEPEELQDPRRMLLDKGIPPLIIPANVCWVEQIPVLGSGKTDFGASKQLASSLLDVQV; from the coding sequence ATGTTAAGTTTATTGAAAATACGTGGATTCTTGGCGTTTGTTGCGGTGGCTTTCATCAATGCCTTTGTCGATCTTGGTCATAAAATTATTGTCCAAAATACGCTATTTAAATCGTACGATGGACCCGAGCAGGTTATCTTAACGGCTATTGTTAATGGCTTGATTTTACTGCCCTTTATTCTACTTTTATCCCCAGCGGGTTTTATCTCCGACCGCTTTGCTAAACCCGCAGTTATGCGCTGGTCTGCCCGTTTGGCTGTGCTAATAACCTTGATGATTACGTTGAGTTATTACCAAGGTTGGTTTGAAGTAGCGTTTGCGATGACCTTTGTGTTGGCGGTACAGAGTGCGATCTATTCTCCGGCCAAATATGGTTATATTCGGGATCTGGTAGGCACTGATAACTTAAGCGAAGGGAATGGCTGGGTACAGTCAGCAACGATGGTCGCTATTTTATCGGGTATTGTTGCTTTCTCGTTAATGTTCGAGTCAATGCTAAGCGCTACGGACGTATCAGCCATGGCCCCCTCGCTGATTTTACAGCAAATAGCGCCACTAGGTTGGTTGTTAGTCATAGGCGCTGTTGTAGAAGCAATTTTTGCGCAGCGCTTGCCAGAGTTAGCCCCTGCCCATCAGGAAAAAGTATCTTTTGATTGGCAGGCGTATCGAAAGGCAGGGCTACTACGTGGCAACCTACGGGTTATCTGGAAGCGTCGCCCGATACGCCAATCGATCTTTGGTTTGGCAGTCTTCTGGACGATTAGTCAGGTGATGTTGGCGGTTTTCCCTTCCTTTGCCGAAAGCACGCTTGGGGAAAGTAATACTTTTGTTATCCAAGGTGCGATGGCTCTGGCAGGGGTGGGGATTATGGTCGGTTCTATGTTGGCTGGCCGTTTATCCCGCCACCATATCAATACAGGGCTGATACCGTTAGGCGCCATTGGTGTAGCGCTTGGTTTATTTTGGCTGCCTCAGATCCCTTCGTTGTTTTGGTCTGCGGCTGATTTCTTTCTGATTGGCCTAAGTGGTGCGCTCATGACCATCCCACTTAATGCGCTGATTCAGTTTCATGCACCAGACGATAAGTTAGGTAAAGTGCTGGCCGGGAATAACTTTATCCAAAATATCGCCATGATCACGGGGCTGTTGCTCACCGTTGTGTTTTCGATGTTATCTCTGAATGAAACCTGGTTGCTTTATGGCTTAGTGGGCATTGCGGTGATAGGGGCCGTACAGGCGATACGAACGCTTCCTGAAGCGATGATTAGAGTCATTGTCGCTTGGGTTATGAAGCGCAAATATAACCTACAAGTATTGGGCTTTGAGCATATCCCACCAGAAGGTAAAGGAGCTCTACTCCTTGGCAACCATATCAGTTGGCTGGATTGGGCGATGATTCAGATGGCGTGCCCTCGGCATATCCATTTTGTGATGGAACGCTCCATCTATGAGCGTTGGTATTTAAAGTGGTTTCTTGATCTATTTGGCGTGATTCCGATTGCAGGTGGCAAAAGCCGTCAAGCACTTGAGCGGGTTAATGAATTACTAAGGGGAGGAGCGGTGGTTTGTCTTTTTCCTGAAGGTGCGATTAGCCAAACAGGTCAACTAGGTGAGTTTAAACGAGGTTTTGAGCGTGCCGCAGCAGATAGTGGTGCAGAGATTATTCCTTTCTACCTTCGCGGCCTATGGGGGAGTCGCTTCTCTCGGTCAGGTACTCGATTACAAGCGAATACTGCCACGGGTATCAAGCGAGATGTGATCGTTGCCTTTGGGGAGCCGCTAGGCTGCTCTGCTGACGCCGCAACGGTGAAGCAGCATGTGTTTGAACTATCCATTACGGCTTGGGAACGCTACACCGATTCGTTACCGTGCTTAGATGCAGCGTTTATCAGAGCGATGAAGTCTGCATCAGGTGATTGGGCGATAGCGGATGTTGAGGGTGATCCTGTGGGGCATCACCGTTTATTGACGGCTGTATTACTTTTTAGAAAACGGATGCGGCGTTTATCTGGACAGAATATCGGTTTATTACTGCCGACATCTTCGGGTGGGGCGATCGCTAACCTGGCGGTACTGATGGCAGGGAAAACGGTCGTCAATCTTAACTATACAGCATCTCCTGAGGCACTGACTTCTGCGGCTAAGCAAGCACAGATAGCGTCTATTGTGACATCTAGGCTGTTTATTACCCGCTTAAAAGCGCGGGGAATTGACCTTAGTGGCCTGTTGGAAGGAGTCGACATCCTTTATTTGGAAGATGTTCGGGATGCAATCGGCCAATTTGAGCGCCTATCAACGTTACTGGTGGTCAAGGCTTTACCGAGTATCGTGCTACAAGCTTTGTATTGTCGATCTGCTCATTTAGATGATACGGCGGCGATCCTGTTCTCATCTGGCAGTGAGGGTGCGCCCAAAGGTGTTATGTTGAGCCATCGCAATATGATGGCTAATCTCAAGCAGATTTCAGATGTGCTCAACATGCAGGAAGATGACACGATTATGGCGAGCCTTCCTTTATTTCATGCCTTTGGTTTGACGGTGACATGCTATCTGCCTCTAATTGAAGGGGTGCCTGTTGTTTGTCATCCCGATCCTACCGATGCGCTTGCCATTGGTAAGGGCGTGGCTAGATACCGGGCTACGGTTTTGTGTGCTACGGCTACTTTTCTGAGGCTCTATACCAAAAATCGTAAGTTAGTCCCTATGATGTTTAGTAGCTTACGTATTGTGGTAGCGGGTGCAGAAAAGTTGCAGGCCGATATTCGGGAACAGTTTGAGCAACGTTTCCGCTTGCCTGTGCTTGAAGGCTATGGCTGTACCGAAACCACCCCTGTTGCCAGTGTGAACATCCCGGACTTTCTGAATACTCAATGGTGGACGGTCCAGACGGGTAATAAACCCGGAACGGTCGGCATGGCCTTACCTGGGACTATGTTCAGGATAGTGGACCCTACAACGTTGGAACGTCTGCCCACAGGTGAAGCTGGTTTAGTCTTAATAGGCGGTACCCAGATTATGAAAGGCTATCTGGATAACCCTAAAAAAACCGCCGAAGTAATCACAGAGATAGACGGTGTGCGTTGGTATAAAAGTGGTGATAAGGGTTGGTTAGACGAAGATGGGTTTTTAACCATTGTTGATCGATATAGCCGCTTTGCCAAGCTGGGTGGGGAGATGGTGAGTTTATCGGAAGTTGAGTCTTGCGCTCGCTCGGTCTTGTCGCTAGATGATCGGCCTCTGGTGGCTGTGAATCTGCCAGATAGTAAGAAAGGGGAGAAAATTATCCTACTCATTGAAGGAGAAGAGCCTGAAGAGCTTCAAGATCCGCGTCGGATGCTGCTTGATAAAGGTATCCCGCCTTTAATTATACCGGCGAACGTGTGTTGGGTTGAGCAAATCCCCGTGTTGGGAAGCGGTAAAACAGATTTTGGTGCATCCAAACAGTTAGCATCTAGCTTACTAGACGTGCAGGTTTAA
- a CDS encoding TolC family outer membrane protein, protein MKPLPYAIRSIVLTSLCAVTFQASAGSLKEIYHQALQNDPQLKIAEATFRANKEALPQARAGLLPSVNAQAGTTYTDSDQVDFNNHGYSVSLVQPVFSASRWFAYQQGKTLDEQAQLQFDQAQQSLILRSVETYLNVLRAKSNLETAEAQERAIRRRLDQVNAQFEVGLIAITDVHEAQASYDNARVALIEAEGALDNSYEALERLTGLSTQEIDSLSEDYPIEGVEPATPDAWLEKALTDNLGLKLAQSSIEVARRSAQIAKSGHYPTVDLSATYDRDKGTPSSNDWNTSKVVGLTLSVPLFSGGATSSKARQAYAQMDASTQTYDDARRGVTQATRSLLRNIKTNVQSVAARQQSIVSSKAALEATSEGFNVGTRNVVDVLTAEQALYAAQRDYANARLDYVLNLFTFKQQLGTLNPDDLYGLDEWLIKP, encoded by the coding sequence ATGAAACCACTACCGTATGCTATCCGTTCTATCGTCCTGACCAGCCTCTGCGCTGTAACGTTTCAGGCAAGTGCGGGTTCTTTAAAAGAGATTTACCATCAGGCACTGCAAAATGATCCGCAGCTAAAAATTGCTGAGGCGACGTTCCGTGCAAATAAAGAAGCCCTACCTCAAGCGCGCGCGGGTTTACTACCGAGCGTTAATGCACAAGCAGGCACAACCTACACCGATTCAGACCAAGTGGACTTTAATAACCACGGCTACTCTGTCAGTCTGGTACAGCCCGTTTTTTCAGCATCACGATGGTTTGCTTATCAACAGGGCAAAACACTGGATGAGCAAGCACAACTTCAATTTGATCAGGCACAGCAGAGCCTCATTCTCAGATCGGTTGAGACTTATCTGAATGTTCTGCGCGCCAAAAGCAACCTCGAAACTGCTGAAGCACAGGAAAGAGCGATTCGCCGCCGCCTTGATCAGGTTAATGCACAGTTTGAGGTCGGCCTGATTGCCATTACGGATGTGCACGAAGCTCAAGCTTCTTACGACAATGCCCGTGTTGCCTTAATCGAAGCCGAGGGTGCACTAGATAACAGCTATGAGGCGCTGGAAAGGCTCACCGGCCTATCTACTCAAGAGATCGACTCGCTGAGTGAAGACTATCCCATCGAAGGCGTGGAACCCGCAACTCCAGATGCGTGGCTGGAAAAAGCGCTGACAGATAACCTAGGCCTTAAACTCGCGCAATCGAGTATTGAAGTGGCTCGCCGTAGTGCCCAAATCGCCAAATCGGGTCATTACCCAACCGTTGACCTGAGCGCCACTTACGATAGAGACAAAGGCACCCCCAGTTCCAATGACTGGAATACATCAAAAGTTGTCGGGCTAACATTGAGTGTACCACTGTTTTCGGGAGGAGCTACCAGCTCCAAAGCCCGTCAGGCGTACGCTCAGATGGATGCCTCAACTCAAACTTATGATGATGCGCGCCGCGGCGTCACTCAAGCTACACGTAGCTTGCTGCGCAATATCAAAACAAATGTGCAAAGTGTTGCAGCACGCCAGCAAAGCATCGTATCAAGCAAAGCCGCATTAGAAGCCACCAGCGAAGGCTTTAATGTTGGCACTCGTAACGTGGTGGATGTGCTTACCGCTGAGCAGGCACTGTACGCTGCACAACGTGACTACGCTAACGCCCGCCTAGATTACGTATTAAACCTGTTTACCTTTAAACAACAGTTAGGCACGCTTAATCCAGATGACTTATACGGGCTGGATGAGTGGCTCATTAAACCTTAA
- a CDS encoding HDOD domain-containing protein, which produces MDAKAKLALHEKSILVCRSASIRDEVINTVADLNHWFVERIDDETALVERVQSYRYDVLIVGISDNPDRTLSVLSKMVELSPDTIRIVVAGGLSPSHAARVSELSHSSLPEECSDIQISIAVEQALKVGGLIKKPEIKAFIGSVERLPSLPDIYEELNLALVSGKASARDIAKIVERDPVMSAKVLQLVNSAFFGLERHIYRLNEAVTILGVRLIRDLTLSSHLFEAFPQSAEWTSFSFAQIHNRSMLVARFAQDICRSVKADRHIQGQAFLAGLLHDFGMIVLAANDPGEYREVLNKAAELNQPLYVVEKMTLGVSHAEAGAYLLGLWNLPPKVIEAVLFHHFPSSCPADDFQPLTAVHVADALLPSVDNVMGCSISSALSLKYIERAGFKEHLKQWEMMASEYSQRIASH; this is translated from the coding sequence ATGGATGCCAAAGCGAAGCTCGCACTACATGAAAAAAGCATACTGGTTTGCCGCTCGGCTTCCATCAGGGACGAGGTTATCAATACCGTTGCCGATCTTAATCACTGGTTTGTGGAGCGAATAGACGACGAAACAGCGCTGGTGGAGCGAGTACAGTCCTATCGCTATGATGTTTTGATCGTCGGTATTTCTGATAACCCGGACCGTACGTTGTCTGTCCTTTCTAAAATGGTTGAGCTGAGCCCGGATACTATTCGGATTGTGGTTGCGGGAGGTTTATCTCCCTCTCATGCGGCACGTGTTTCTGAGCTGTCACACTCCTCATTACCTGAAGAGTGTTCAGACATTCAAATCTCTATCGCTGTAGAGCAGGCTTTAAAGGTTGGCGGGCTGATTAAAAAGCCCGAGATAAAAGCATTTATTGGTAGCGTAGAGCGGCTACCTTCGTTGCCTGATATTTATGAAGAACTCAATCTTGCATTGGTTTCTGGTAAGGCGAGTGCTCGGGATATTGCAAAAATTGTTGAGCGCGACCCTGTGATGTCAGCAAAGGTGCTGCAGTTAGTTAACTCCGCTTTTTTTGGCCTTGAGCGTCATATCTATCGTTTGAACGAAGCCGTAACTATTTTAGGGGTGAGGTTAATTCGAGATTTGACCTTATCCTCTCACCTGTTTGAGGCGTTTCCGCAAAGCGCTGAGTGGACAAGTTTCTCTTTTGCTCAGATTCATAATCGTTCCATGTTAGTCGCTCGTTTTGCTCAGGATATCTGTCGTAGTGTAAAAGCAGACCGACATATTCAAGGACAGGCATTCTTAGCAGGCCTTCTTCACGACTTCGGTATGATCGTCTTAGCGGCCAACGACCCGGGTGAATACCGAGAGGTGTTGAATAAAGCCGCTGAACTGAATCAGCCGCTTTATGTGGTGGAGAAAATGACCTTGGGTGTTTCCCACGCCGAGGCCGGTGCTTATCTGCTGGGGTTATGGAATCTCCCACCAAAAGTCATTGAAGCCGTGTTATTCCATCATTTCCCAAGTAGTTGTCCGGCGGATGACTTCCAACCACTCACTGCTGTGCATGTGGCCGATGCTTTGCTGCCTTCGGTTGATAACGTGATGGGTTGCTCAATCTCCAGTGCACTGTCGTTAAAGTACATTGAGCGTGCAGGTTTTAAAGAACATCTTAAACAGTGGGAGATGATGGCAAGTGAGTACAGTCAGCGGATAGCTTCTCATTAG